The following are from one region of the Klebsiella aerogenes genome:
- the narH gene encoding nitrate reductase subunit beta: protein MKIRSQVGMVLNLDKCIGCHTCSVTCKNVWTSREGMEYAWFNNVESKPGVGFPNDWENQEKWKGGWIRKINGKLQPRMGNRAMLLGKIFANPHLPGIDDYYEPFDFDYQNLHNAPESKHQPIARPRSLITGQRMDKITSGPNWEEILGGEFEKRAKDQNFDNMQKAMYGQFENTFMMYLPRLCEHCLNPACVATCPSGAIYKREEDGIVLIDQDKCRGWRMCITGCPYKKIYFNWKSGKSEKCIFCYPRIESGMPTVCSETCVGRIRYLGVLLYDADAIENAASTENEKDLYQRQLDVFLDPNDPKVIEQALKDGVPQGVIEAAQQSPVYKMAMDWKLALPLHPEYRTLPMVWYVPPLSPIQSAADAGELGSNGILPDVESLRIPVQYLANLLTAGDTQPVLLALKRMLAMRHFKRAETVDGVVDTRALEEVGLSEAQAQEMYRYLAIANYEDRFVVPSSHREQARDAFPEKSGCGFTFGDGCHGSDSDFNLFNSRRIDAIDVTSKTEPHS, encoded by the coding sequence ATGAAAATTCGTTCACAAGTCGGCATGGTGCTGAATCTCGATAAATGCATCGGCTGCCACACCTGCTCCGTTACCTGTAAAAACGTCTGGACCAGCCGTGAAGGGATGGAATACGCCTGGTTCAACAATGTTGAAAGTAAGCCTGGCGTCGGTTTCCCGAACGACTGGGAAAACCAGGAAAAATGGAAAGGCGGCTGGATCCGCAAAATCAACGGTAAGCTGCAGCCGCGTATGGGCAACCGCGCGATGCTGCTGGGTAAAATTTTCGCGAACCCGCATCTGCCGGGGATCGATGATTACTACGAGCCGTTTGATTTTGACTACCAGAACTTGCACAACGCGCCGGAAAGCAAACATCAGCCGATCGCGCGCCCGCGTTCGCTGATTACCGGCCAACGCATGGACAAAATTACCAGCGGTCCGAACTGGGAAGAAATTCTCGGCGGCGAGTTTGAAAAACGCGCCAAAGATCAGAACTTCGACAACATGCAGAAGGCGATGTACGGCCAGTTCGAAAACACCTTCATGATGTACCTGCCGCGCTTGTGCGAGCACTGCCTGAACCCGGCGTGCGTAGCAACCTGCCCGAGCGGTGCCATCTATAAGCGTGAAGAAGACGGTATCGTGCTGATCGACCAGGACAAGTGCCGCGGCTGGCGCATGTGTATCACCGGCTGTCCGTACAAAAAAATCTACTTCAACTGGAAGAGCGGTAAATCCGAGAAGTGCATCTTCTGCTACCCGCGTATTGAATCCGGGATGCCGACGGTTTGTTCTGAAACCTGCGTCGGCCGTATCCGCTACCTCGGCGTACTGCTGTATGACGCGGACGCGATTGAAAACGCAGCCAGCACCGAGAACGAGAAAGATCTGTATCAGCGTCAGCTGGACGTGTTCCTCGATCCGAACGATCCGAAAGTGATTGAGCAGGCGCTGAAAGATGGCGTACCGCAGGGCGTTATTGAGGCCGCGCAGCAGTCGCCGGTCTACAAAATGGCGATGGACTGGAAGCTGGCGCTGCCGCTGCATCCGGAATACCGCACTCTGCCGATGGTCTGGTACGTGCCGCCTCTGTCGCCGATTCAGTCCGCGGCGGATGCGGGCGAACTGGGTAGCAACGGTATTCTGCCGGACGTAGAAAGTCTGCGTATTCCGGTACAGTACCTGGCGAACCTGCTGACTGCGGGCGATACCCAGCCGGTACTGCTGGCACTGAAACGTATGCTGGCGATGCGCCACTTCAAACGTGCGGAAACCGTTGACGGCGTCGTCGATACCCGCGCGCTGGAAGAGGTGGGGCTGAGCGAAGCGCAGGCGCAGGAAATGTACCGCTATCTGGCCATCGCCAACTACGAAGATCGTTTCGTGGTGCCGAGTAGCCATCGTGAACAAGCTCGCGATGCTTTCCCGGAGAAAAGCGGCTGCGGCTTTACCTTTGGCGATGGCTGCCACGGTTCAGACAGCGACTTCAACCTGTTCAACAGTCGTCGTATTGACGCCATTGACGTTACCAGCAAAACGGAGCCGCACTCATGA
- the narJ gene encoding nitrate reductase molybdenum cofactor assembly chaperone: MIELVIVSRLLEYPDAALWQHQQEMFEALASSEKLAKEDAQALGVFLRDLVAQDPLDAQSAYSELFDRGRATSLLLFEHVHGESRDRGQAMVDLMAQYERHGLVLDSHELPDHLPLYLEYLAQLPEDEALGGLQDVAPILGLLSARLQQRESRYAVLFELLLKLANTQVDSQKVAEKIADEARDDTPQALDAVWEEEQVKFFADQGCGESEISAHQRRFAGAVAPQYLNISNGGQQ; encoded by the coding sequence ATGATTGAACTCGTGATTGTGTCGCGTCTGCTCGAGTACCCTGACGCTGCCTTATGGCAGCATCAGCAGGAGATGTTCGAGGCTCTCGCGTCATCGGAAAAACTCGCCAAAGAGGATGCCCAGGCGCTGGGCGTTTTCCTGCGTGATTTAGTCGCTCAGGATCCGCTGGATGCGCAGTCGGCGTACAGCGAGCTGTTCGACCGCGGTCGCGCGACGTCGCTGCTGCTGTTTGAACACGTACACGGCGAGTCCCGCGACCGCGGGCAAGCGATGGTTGACCTGATGGCGCAGTACGAGCGCCATGGACTGGTGCTGGATAGCCACGAACTGCCGGATCACCTGCCGCTATACCTTGAGTATCTGGCGCAGTTGCCGGAAGACGAAGCGCTTGGCGGTCTGCAGGACGTCGCACCGATTCTCGGTCTGCTCAGCGCCCGCCTGCAGCAGCGTGAAAGCCGCTATGCGGTATTGTTCGAGCTGCTGCTGAAGCTGGCGAATACACAGGTCGACAGCCAGAAAGTAGCGGAGAAGATCGCCGACGAGGCTCGCGACGATACGCCGCAGGCGCTGGATGCCGTCTGGGAAGAAGAACAGGTCAAATTCTTTGCTGACCAGGGCTGCGGCGAGTCGGAGATTTCCGCTCACCAGCGTCGTTTTGCCGGAGCCGTTGCCCCGCAATATTTGAATATCTCTAACGGAGGACAGCAATAA
- the narI gene encoding respiratory nitrate reductase subunit gamma codes for MHFLNMFFFDIYPYIAGSVFLIGSWLRYDYGQYTWRAASSQMLDRKGMNLASNLFHIGILGIFAGHFLGMLTPHWMYESFLPIEVKQKMAMLAGGACGVMTLVGGLLLLKRRLLSPRVRATTTGADILILSLLMVQCALGLLTIPFSAQHMDGSEMMKLVGWAQSVVTFHGGASQHLDGVAFIFRVHLVLGMTLFLLFPFSRLVHIWSAPVEYLTRKYQIVRARR; via the coding sequence ATGCACTTCCTGAATATGTTCTTCTTTGACATTTATCCGTACATTGCGGGTTCCGTCTTTCTGATTGGCAGTTGGCTGCGCTATGACTACGGGCAGTACACCTGGCGCGCTGCCTCCAGCCAGATGCTGGATCGCAAAGGGATGAACCTGGCGTCGAACCTGTTCCATATCGGGATCCTCGGTATTTTCGCCGGTCACTTCCTCGGTATGCTGACGCCGCACTGGATGTATGAGTCTTTCTTGCCGATTGAGGTGAAGCAGAAGATGGCGATGCTTGCCGGCGGTGCGTGCGGCGTGATGACGCTGGTCGGCGGTTTGCTGCTACTGAAACGTCGTCTGCTCAGCCCGCGCGTTCGTGCAACCACTACCGGAGCGGATATTCTGATCCTTTCGCTGCTGATGGTGCAATGTGCGCTGGGTCTGCTGACCATCCCATTCTCCGCCCAGCATATGGACGGTAGTGAAATGATGAAACTAGTCGGCTGGGCGCAGTCCGTGGTGACGTTCCACGGCGGTGCTTCGCAGCATCTTGATGGTGTCGCGTTTATCTTCCGCGTTCACCTGGTGCTGGGGATGACGCTGTTCCTGCTGTTCCCGTTCTCCCGTCTGGTACACATCTGGAGCGCGCCGGTCGAGTACCTGACGCGCAAATACCAGATTGTGCGCGCGCGTCGCTAA
- a CDS encoding DMT family transporter, which produces MQISRGVWQMSLAMIISGSIGAFVLLSGLPVIDVVFWRCLIGALTLLLFIVLSRQPFSRLTRLTFMLAVFGGIALVINWLLLFAAYSRISIGMATVVYNTQPFMLVLMGMLLGERVSAAKWGWLLLAFGGVVILLSSELAPSHGASLASGILLALGAAFFYALTAIIARKLHPLPAQHIAFIQVLVGTVMLLPLVQAPEFNSNFPWRYLLILGIVHTGMMYQLLYSAIQKLPTPVTGSLSFIYPLVAIVVDYLVFNHALTSLQCVGGVLILFAAAGNNLGWGEKKPRHGGVSRQSRVN; this is translated from the coding sequence ATGCAGATTTCTCGTGGTGTCTGGCAAATGAGCCTGGCAATGATAATTTCCGGCTCGATTGGCGCGTTTGTGCTGCTCAGCGGCTTACCGGTCATTGATGTGGTCTTCTGGCGATGCCTGATCGGCGCGCTCACGTTATTGTTATTTATCGTTCTCAGCCGCCAACCCTTCAGTCGCCTGACGCGCCTTACCTTTATGCTGGCCGTATTCGGCGGAATAGCGCTGGTCATCAACTGGCTACTGCTCTTTGCCGCCTATTCGCGTATTTCTATTGGCATGGCCACCGTGGTCTACAATACCCAGCCCTTTATGCTGGTATTAATGGGAATGCTGCTGGGTGAACGGGTGAGCGCAGCCAAATGGGGGTGGTTGTTGTTGGCCTTTGGCGGCGTGGTTATTCTGCTGTCGAGCGAGCTTGCTCCTTCGCACGGCGCAAGTCTCGCCTCCGGTATTTTGCTGGCCTTAGGCGCGGCATTCTTCTACGCCCTGACGGCCATTATCGCCCGCAAGCTGCATCCTTTACCCGCGCAGCATATTGCCTTTATTCAGGTTCTTGTCGGCACAGTCATGCTGTTGCCGCTGGTCCAGGCGCCCGAGTTTAACAGCAACTTTCCCTGGCGTTATCTGCTGATCCTCGGCATCGTCCATACCGGAATGATGTATCAGCTTTTATATAGTGCGATCCAAAAATTGCCGACGCCCGTTACCGGTTCGCTATCGTTTATCTATCCATTGGTGGCAATCGTGGTCGACTATCTGGTTTTCAACCATGCGCTGACCTCACTACAGTGCGTGGGCGGAGTGCTCATCCTGTTTGCCGCAGCGGGCAATAACCTTGGTTGGGGCGAAAAAAAACCCCGCCACGGCGGGGTTAGTCGGCAATCGCGAGTGAATTAG
- a CDS encoding Lrp/AsnC family transcriptional regulator, whose product MNYVIDEIDRAILACLTQDARMSLKVLSAQVGLTSPSTAERVKRLEERGVIQGYGARVNLAALGYSLQALVRVRPLPGLLQKVDKYIQAMAECIESDKVTGEDCFVMRLVVRDIAQLDALLDGLSEYAQCNTSVVKSSPVNRRLPPL is encoded by the coding sequence ATGAATTATGTCATTGATGAAATAGACCGGGCGATTCTGGCCTGCCTGACGCAAGATGCCAGAATGTCGCTTAAGGTACTGAGCGCTCAGGTGGGGCTGACTTCGCCGAGCACCGCAGAACGGGTGAAGCGCCTTGAAGAGCGGGGCGTTATTCAGGGCTACGGTGCGCGGGTTAATCTGGCGGCGTTGGGGTATAGCCTACAGGCGCTAGTGCGGGTACGGCCGTTACCTGGGTTGTTGCAAAAGGTGGATAAATATATCCAGGCCATGGCGGAATGTATCGAAAGTGACAAGGTCACCGGGGAAGATTGTTTCGTGATGCGGTTGGTGGTGCGTGATATTGCGCAGTTGGATGCGCTGCTGGATGGCCTATCAGAATACGCGCAGTGTAATACCTCAGTGGTGAAAAGTTCGCCGGTAAACAGGCGGTTACCGCCGCTGTGA
- the purU gene encoding formyltetrahydrofolate deformylase: MHSLQRKVLRTICPDQKGLIARITNICYKHELNIVQNNEFVDHRTGRFFMRTELEGIFNDATLLADLDSALPEGSIRELNPAGRRRVVILVTKEAHCLGDLLMKANYGGLEVDIAAVIGNHETLRPLVEGFGIPFELVSHEGLSREDHDKQMGDAIAVHDPDYVVLAKYMRVLTPEFVARFPNKIINIHHSFLPAFIGARPYHQAYERGVKIIGATAHYVNDNLDEGPIIMQDVIHVDHTYTAEDMMRAGRDVEKNVLSRALYQVLAQRVFVYGNRTIIL; encoded by the coding sequence ATGCATTCATTACAACGTAAAGTACTACGCACCATTTGCCCTGATCAGAAAGGCCTCATCGCGCGTATCACGAATATTTGCTACAAACATGAACTGAATATCGTGCAGAACAACGAGTTTGTCGACCATCGTACCGGGCGCTTCTTTATGCGTACCGAGCTCGAGGGCATTTTTAACGACGCCACCCTGCTTGCCGACCTCGATAGCGCACTGCCGGAAGGTTCAATTCGCGAACTCAATCCAGCAGGCCGTCGTCGGGTGGTGATTCTGGTTACCAAAGAAGCCCACTGCCTCGGCGATCTACTGATGAAAGCCAACTACGGCGGACTGGAGGTCGATATCGCCGCGGTTATCGGCAACCATGAAACCCTGCGCCCACTGGTTGAAGGTTTTGGTATTCCGTTTGAGTTGGTGAGTCATGAAGGACTCAGCCGCGAAGATCACGACAAACAGATGGGTGACGCTATCGCCGTTCACGATCCGGATTACGTGGTGCTGGCGAAGTATATGCGCGTGCTCACCCCTGAGTTCGTTGCCCGCTTCCCGAACAAAATCATCAATATCCATCATTCATTCTTACCGGCGTTTATTGGCGCGCGTCCGTATCATCAGGCCTATGAGCGCGGCGTGAAGATCATTGGCGCCACCGCTCACTACGTGAATGATAATCTGGATGAAGGTCCCATCATCATGCAGGACGTTATTCACGTCGATCATACCTATACCGCCGAAGATATGATGCGTGCAGGACGCGATGTAGAAAAGAACGTCTTGAGCCGCGCGCTGTACCAGGTGCTGGCGCAACGCGTCTTCGTTTACGGCAACCGAACGATTATTCTTTAA
- a CDS encoding YchJ family protein, whose translation MSQLCPCGSALEYSSCCQRYLAGGQLAPSPSQLMRSRYSAFVMKDADYLIKTWHPECDAPRFRADIEKGFANTQWLGLTIFAAEDGRHAGEGFVSFIARFTEDNRPGAIIERSRFLKENGQWYYIDGTRPLIGRNDPCPCGSGKKFKKCCGQ comes from the coding sequence TTGTCGCAATTATGCCCCTGTGGCAGCGCTCTGGAGTATAGCTCATGTTGCCAGCGATATCTGGCTGGCGGTCAGCTTGCGCCAAGTCCGTCACAGCTGATGCGATCCCGCTATAGCGCATTCGTGATGAAGGATGCCGACTATTTAATCAAAACCTGGCATCCCGAGTGCGACGCGCCGCGATTTCGCGCCGATATCGAAAAAGGGTTTGCCAATACGCAGTGGCTTGGCTTGACCATTTTTGCCGCCGAAGATGGCCGTCATGCCGGTGAAGGCTTCGTGAGCTTTATTGCTCGATTTACTGAAGATAACCGCCCAGGGGCGATTATTGAACGATCCAGATTCTTAAAAGAAAACGGACAGTGGTACTATATTGATGGCACCCGACCATTAATTGGTCGTAACGACCCCTGCCCTTGCGGCTCAGGTAAAAAATTTAAAAAATGCTGCGGCCAATAG
- the rssA gene encoding patatin-like phospholipase RssA: MRKLKIGLALGAGAARGWSHIGVIKALHRAGIEVDVVAGCSIGALVGAAYAGNRLPALEKWVSSFSNWDVLRLMDLSWRRGGLLRGERVFNQYRQIMPIAQIEGCERRFAAVATNLSTGRELWFTEGDLHMAVRASCSMPGLMSPVKHNGYWLVDGAVVNPVPVSLTRALGADIVIAVDLQHDAHLMQQDLLSIESPRPEPPEEVSWHSRLRSRLGRMSSRRVTVTPTAMEIMSTSIQVLENRLKRNRMAGDPPDILLQPFCPQISTLDFHRAGEAMAAGQQAVEKKMAELLPLVRTSA, from the coding sequence ATGAGAAAGCTTAAGATTGGTTTAGCACTCGGGGCTGGTGCCGCACGCGGTTGGTCGCACATTGGCGTGATCAAAGCGTTGCACCGGGCAGGAATTGAAGTGGATGTGGTGGCGGGGTGTTCCATTGGCGCGTTGGTCGGTGCGGCCTACGCCGGTAATCGCCTCCCGGCGCTGGAAAAGTGGGTCAGTTCCTTTAGCAACTGGGACGTGCTGCGTTTGATGGATCTCTCCTGGCGGCGCGGCGGTCTGCTGCGCGGCGAGCGCGTGTTCAATCAATACCGACAAATCATGCCCATTGCGCAAATTGAAGGCTGCGAACGTCGTTTCGCCGCCGTCGCCACGAATCTGAGTACCGGACGCGAACTCTGGTTTACTGAGGGCGATCTGCACATGGCGGTTCGCGCTTCCTGCAGTATGCCGGGTCTGATGTCTCCGGTGAAACATAACGGCTATTGGCTGGTGGACGGCGCAGTGGTTAATCCAGTCCCGGTTTCGCTAACGCGCGCTCTGGGAGCGGATATCGTGATTGCCGTCGATCTGCAGCATGATGCCCACCTGATGCAGCAGGACCTCCTTTCGATAGAGTCGCCGCGCCCGGAGCCGCCAGAAGAGGTCAGTTGGCATTCGCGTTTGCGTTCCCGATTGGGGAGAATGAGTTCACGGCGCGTTACGGTGACGCCCACGGCGATGGAGATAATGTCCACCTCGATTCAGGTGTTGGAAAACCGTCTTAAACGCAATCGCATGGCGGGCGATCCGCCGGATATTCTGCTGCAACCGTTTTGTCCGCAAATCTCTACGCTCGATTTTCATCGTGCCGGCGAAGCGATGGCCGCAGGACAACAGGCCGTTGAGAAAAAAATGGCTGAATTATTACCCTTGGTGCGCACTTCCGCGTAG
- the rssB gene encoding two-component system response regulator RssB, producing the protein MTQPLAGKQILIVEDEPVFRSLLDSWLASLGATTRQAEDGIEALQQIAISKPDLMICDISMPRMNGLELVEQVRNQGEQLPILMISATENMADIAKALRLGVQDILLKPVKDFNRLRETVFACLYPTMFNSRVEEEERLFEDWDALVSDPQAASRLLQELQPPVQQEMSNCRIHYRQLISADKPGLVLDIAPLSENDLAFYCLDVTRAGDNGVLAALLLRALFNGLLQEQLAHQGQRLPEMGGLLKQVNQLLRQANLPGQFPLLVGYYHSGLKNLILVSAGLNGTLNTGEHQIQISNGVPLGTLGNAYLNQISQRCTSWQCQIWGAGGRLRLMLSAD; encoded by the coding sequence ATGACGCAGCCATTGGCGGGAAAACAGATTCTGATAGTTGAAGACGAACCCGTTTTCCGCTCTCTCCTGGATAGCTGGTTAGCTTCGCTGGGGGCCACCACCCGCCAGGCGGAGGATGGGATTGAGGCGCTGCAGCAAATTGCAATATCAAAGCCTGACCTGATGATATGCGATATCTCCATGCCGAGAATGAACGGACTTGAACTGGTTGAGCAGGTGCGCAATCAGGGCGAGCAGTTGCCGATCCTGATGATTTCAGCGACCGAAAACATGGCAGATATTGCCAAAGCCTTGCGTCTTGGCGTGCAGGATATACTACTGAAGCCGGTAAAAGACTTTAATCGTCTGCGCGAAACGGTGTTTGCCTGTCTGTACCCGACGATGTTTAACTCCCGGGTCGAAGAGGAAGAACGCTTATTTGAAGACTGGGATGCGCTGGTGAGCGATCCCCAGGCGGCTTCGCGGTTATTACAGGAACTGCAGCCGCCGGTTCAGCAGGAAATGTCAAACTGCCGTATTCACTATCGCCAGCTTATCTCCGCGGATAAACCGGGGTTGGTGTTGGATATCGCGCCATTATCAGAAAACGATCTAGCGTTTTATTGTCTGGATGTCACTCGCGCAGGTGATAATGGCGTGCTGGCCGCTCTATTATTACGCGCTCTGTTTAATGGTTTACTACAGGAACAATTAGCTCATCAAGGACAGCGTCTGCCTGAGATGGGAGGATTGTTAAAACAAGTTAATCAATTACTCCGCCAGGCAAATTTACCGGGACAGTTCCCATTACTGGTCGGTTATTATCACAGCGGGTTAAAAAATTTGATTCTGGTCTCCGCTGGCCTTAACGGCACGCTGAATACCGGAGAGCATCAAATTCAAATTAGCAACGGCGTTCCGTTAGGAACGTTGGGAAACGCCTACCTCAACCAAATTAGCCAGCGCTGTACGTCATGGCAGTGTCAAATTTGGGGTGCCGGGGGGCGTTTACGTCTGATGTTGTCTGCGGATTGA
- the galU gene encoding UTP--glucose-1-phosphate uridylyltransferase GalU, with translation MAALNSKVRKAVIPVAGLGTRMLPATKAIPKEMLPLVDKPLIQYVVNECIAAGITEIVLVTHSSKNSIENHFDTSFELEAMLEKRVKRQLLEEVQSICPPHVTIMQVRQGLAKGLGHAVLCAHPVVGDEPVAVILPDVILDEYESDLTRDNLAEMIARFDETGASQIMVEPVEDVTAYGVVDCKGENLQPGESVPMVGVVEKPKADVAPSNLAVVGRYVLSADIWPLLAKTPPGAGDEIQLTDAIDMLIEKETVEAYHMKGKSHDCGNKLGYMQAFVEYGVRHKTLGKDFKDWLEQAVAK, from the coding sequence ATGGCCGCCCTTAATTCTAAAGTAAGAAAAGCTGTTATCCCGGTTGCGGGATTAGGCACCAGGATGCTACCCGCCACCAAGGCTATTCCGAAAGAAATGCTGCCACTGGTAGATAAACCTTTAATCCAATATGTTGTTAACGAATGTATCGCCGCCGGGATTACTGAAATTGTTCTGGTGACGCACTCATCGAAAAACTCTATTGAAAACCACTTCGATACTAGCTTTGAACTCGAAGCGATGCTGGAAAAACGTGTAAAACGTCAGCTTCTGGAAGAAGTTCAGTCAATTTGTCCGCCGCACGTGACGATTATGCAGGTTCGTCAGGGCCTGGCAAAAGGTCTGGGCCATGCGGTGCTGTGCGCTCATCCGGTGGTTGGCGATGAACCTGTTGCGGTGATCCTGCCGGACGTGATTCTGGACGAATATGAGTCCGATCTGACCCGCGATAACCTGGCGGAAATGATCGCGCGCTTTGACGAAACGGGCGCCAGCCAGATCATGGTTGAGCCGGTTGAAGACGTGACTGCCTATGGGGTTGTTGACTGCAAAGGTGAAAACCTGCAGCCGGGCGAAAGCGTGCCAATGGTGGGTGTTGTTGAGAAGCCGAAAGCTGACGTTGCGCCGTCTAACCTGGCCGTGGTGGGTCGTTATGTGCTGAGCGCGGATATTTGGCCGCTGCTGGCGAAAACGCCTCCGGGAGCCGGTGATGAAATTCAGCTGACTGACGCTATCGATATGCTTATCGAGAAAGAGACCGTCGAAGCGTACCACATGAAAGGCAAAAGCCATGACTGCGGTAATAAGCTTGGCTATATGCAGGCCTTTGTCGAATATGGCGTGCGCCATAAGACCCTTGGCAAAGACTTTAAAGACTGGCTGGAACAAGCCGTTGCGAAGTAA
- the hns gene encoding DNA-binding transcriptional regulator H-NS, with amino-acid sequence MSEALKILNNIRTLRAQARECTLETLEEMLEKLEVVVNERREEESAAAAEIEERTRKLQQYREMLIADGIDPNELLSTMAAVKAGTKTKRAARPAKYSYVDENGETKTWTGQGRTPAVIKKAMDEQGKTLDDFLL; translated from the coding sequence ATGAGCGAAGCACTTAAAATTTTGAACAACATCCGTACTCTTCGTGCGCAGGCAAGAGAATGCACCCTCGAAACGCTCGAAGAAATGCTGGAAAAATTAGAAGTCGTTGTTAACGAACGCCGCGAAGAAGAAAGCGCCGCTGCTGCAGAAATTGAAGAGCGCACTCGTAAACTGCAACAATACCGCGAAATGCTGATTGCTGACGGTATTGATCCGAATGAACTGCTGAGCACCATGGCAGCCGTTAAAGCTGGCACCAAAACTAAACGTGCCGCACGTCCGGCTAAATACAGCTACGTTGATGAAAACGGCGAAACCAAAACCTGGACTGGTCAGGGACGTACTCCGGCAGTCATCAAGAAAGCAATGGATGAGCAAGGTAAAACACTGGACGATTTCCTGCTCTAA
- the tdk gene encoding thymidine kinase — MAQLYFYYSAMNAGKSTALLQSSYNYQERGMRTVVYTAEIDDRFGSGKVSSRIGLSSPARLYNPQTSLYADIAAEHARQPIHCVLVDESQFLTREQVHELSEVVDELDIPVLCYGLRTDFRGELFSGSQYLLAWSDKLVELKTICFCGRKASMVLRLDQEGRPYNEGEQVVIGGNERYVSVCRKHYKEALNTGSLTQVQSKQRSCE; from the coding sequence ATGGCACAACTTTATTTCTACTACTCTGCAATGAATGCCGGTAAGTCTACTGCGCTGTTGCAGTCTTCGTACAATTACCAGGAACGAGGGATGCGTACCGTCGTTTATACGGCTGAAATTGACGATCGGTTTGGTTCCGGTAAAGTGAGCTCCAGAATCGGCCTCTCTTCGCCTGCGCGTCTGTATAATCCTCAAACTTCGTTATATGCCGATATTGCCGCGGAACATGCCCGCCAGCCTATCCATTGCGTACTGGTGGATGAGAGCCAGTTCCTGACCCGTGAGCAGGTCCACGAGCTCTCTGAAGTCGTCGATGAGCTGGATATCCCTGTATTGTGCTATGGCTTGCGTACGGACTTCCGAGGCGAGTTATTTAGCGGTAGCCAATATTTGTTGGCGTGGTCGGATAAGCTGGTTGAATTAAAAACTATCTGCTTCTGTGGTCGTAAGGCAAGCATGGTTTTACGTCTTGACCAGGAAGGGCGTCCTTACAACGAAGGCGAACAGGTGGTTATTGGCGGTAATGAGCGCTATGTTTCCGTCTGTCGTAAGCATTATAAAGAGGCGCTGAATACCGGTTCATTAACACAGGTGCAAAGTAAGCAGCGTTCCTGCGAATAA